In Terriglobus sp. TAA 43, a single window of DNA contains:
- the coaD gene encoding pantetheine-phosphate adenylyltransferase codes for MGIIRAIYPGTFDPPTNGHLDLISRGAKIFDELVVAVLRNTSKGVPLFTTEERAEMLREVTAPLGNVTVETFDGLLVDFARAKQASAVLRGIRAISDYEYEFQMAMMNRKLDKSLETVFMMPAEKYTYVSSRLIKGVYQLNGDISELVPPLVLRRLQEKRAAHTASLGGEVPGEV; via the coding sequence ATGGGAATTATCCGCGCCATCTACCCCGGCACCTTCGATCCACCGACGAACGGCCACTTGGACCTGATCAGCCGTGGGGCGAAGATCTTTGATGAGTTGGTGGTCGCTGTATTGCGCAACACCAGCAAAGGTGTCCCCTTGTTCACCACCGAAGAACGCGCGGAGATGCTGAGGGAGGTGACGGCTCCGCTCGGCAATGTCACCGTGGAGACGTTCGACGGCCTTCTGGTTGACTTCGCGAGGGCGAAGCAGGCCAGCGCGGTATTGCGCGGCATTCGCGCTATTTCGGATTACGAGTATGAGTTCCAGATGGCCATGATGAATCGCAAGCTGGACAAGTCGTTGGAGACGGTCTTCATGATGCCTGCGGAGAAGTACACGTATGTTTCGTCGCGGCTGATTAAAGGTGTGTATCAGCTCAACGGCGATATCAGCGAACTGGTGCCGCCATTGGTGCTACGGCGATTGCAGGAGAAGCGAGCCGCACACACGGCTTCACTTGGCGGCGAGGTTCCAGGCGAGGTGTAA
- a CDS encoding TIGR03435 family protein: MKFLSVLPLVLVASFAVATAQQPQSNLSFEVASIRPGADADAEMIAIRMNAERSMIHYVNVSLRDMIRVAYNVKEFQVTGPDWIRNRYNIEAKYPAGATEDQVPEMLQSLLRDRFKLQFHNETKDHAVFALVVGKNGPKLKPSEVKATDYPDSPNRKPGTPVRGDLQIMGSPTGMHLKGPALTLSRLCETLSMFVDQPVVDQTGLPERYDIDLTFMPDNMRMRGGPGAPGQGADGGAEAQPRITLFEAIQDLGLKLEPRKAPLQMLIVDHIEKAPTEN; encoded by the coding sequence ATGAAATTCCTCTCGGTCCTTCCGCTCGTACTCGTCGCATCGTTCGCGGTGGCAACAGCACAACAGCCGCAAAGCAACCTGTCGTTTGAAGTCGCCTCCATCCGCCCCGGTGCAGACGCAGATGCGGAGATGATCGCAATCCGCATGAACGCGGAACGCTCCATGATCCACTACGTCAACGTGTCCCTGCGCGACATGATCCGCGTCGCTTACAACGTCAAGGAGTTCCAGGTCACCGGCCCTGACTGGATCCGCAACCGCTACAACATCGAAGCCAAATACCCCGCCGGAGCCACAGAAGATCAAGTGCCGGAGATGTTGCAATCTCTCCTTCGCGACCGCTTCAAACTCCAATTCCACAACGAAACGAAAGACCACGCCGTATTCGCACTCGTCGTAGGCAAGAACGGGCCAAAACTGAAACCATCCGAAGTCAAAGCAACAGACTACCCCGACAGCCCCAACCGCAAACCCGGCACGCCCGTACGAGGCGATCTCCAAATCATGGGCAGTCCCACGGGCATGCATCTCAAAGGCCCCGCTCTCACCCTCAGCCGCCTCTGTGAAACGCTATCCATGTTTGTCGATCAACCCGTCGTAGACCAGACGGGCCTGCCGGAACGCTACGACATCGACCTCACCTTCATGCCAGACAACATGCGCATGCGCGGAGGTCCCGGCGCCCCCGGTCAGGGAGCAGACGGAGGCGCAGAAGCACAACCACGCATCACCCTCTTCGAAGCAATACAGGACCTCGGCCTCAAACTCGAGCCACGCAAAGCACCGCTACAGATGCTTATCGTCGACCACATCGAAAAAGCACCAACCGAAAACTAA
- a CDS encoding GyrI-like domain-containing protein, translating to MASDGFEKITPRRIAGISARCVNSQPEAIHALWAQYTQQDIPTRLQGSGMYAVYFEYESDFSGPYTLLLGQHVEDDAPLPEGMRDVFLEPGDYAVFDAVGPFPQSIVDAWSRIWNSSLQRTYRTDFEMYLGPERASIFVGAWESENLL from the coding sequence TTGGCCTCCGACGGATTTGAAAAGATCACCCCTCGGCGCATCGCAGGCATCTCTGCGCGATGCGTCAATAGCCAGCCTGAAGCCATCCACGCACTGTGGGCGCAGTACACACAACAGGACATTCCCACGCGGTTGCAAGGCAGCGGTATGTACGCTGTGTACTTCGAGTACGAGAGTGACTTTTCAGGGCCATACACACTGTTGCTCGGACAGCATGTTGAGGACGATGCGCCATTGCCGGAAGGCATGCGCGATGTTTTTCTGGAGCCCGGAGACTATGCCGTGTTCGACGCCGTCGGACCATTTCCCCAAAGCATCGTCGATGCGTGGTCTCGCATTTGGAACAGCAGTCTTCAACGAACGTACCGAACCGATTTTGAAATGTATCTGGGACCGGAGCGCGCAAGCATCTTCGTAGGCGCCTGGGAGAGTGAGAACTTGTTGTGA
- a CDS encoding 3-oxoacyl-ACP reductase family protein, translated as MATLTGKSALVTGGSRGIGAAIVQRLAKEGAKVAFTYSASSEHANRLVEQIANDGGEAIAIKADAADQAAVRASVQQAADHFGKIDILVNNAGIIVLGPITDIKEEDFQRILAINVHSVFTATQEAARHMPNGGRIIHIGSVNSDRMPFVGGSVYALTKGAIFSFTKGLARDLGPRNITVNNIQPGPIDTDANPANGPFAETMLGLMALKRYGKGEEIAGLVTYLAGPEAGYITGAGILIDGGFDA; from the coding sequence ATGGCAACTCTGACCGGCAAATCGGCTTTGGTAACAGGTGGTTCCCGCGGTATCGGCGCGGCCATTGTGCAGCGACTGGCAAAAGAAGGCGCCAAAGTAGCGTTCACCTACAGCGCCTCCAGCGAACACGCAAATCGCCTCGTTGAGCAGATTGCAAACGACGGCGGCGAAGCCATCGCCATCAAGGCCGACGCAGCTGATCAGGCAGCCGTGCGCGCATCCGTGCAACAGGCAGCAGATCACTTCGGCAAGATCGACATCCTCGTGAACAACGCGGGCATCATCGTCCTCGGTCCCATTACCGATATCAAGGAGGAAGACTTCCAACGCATTCTCGCCATCAACGTACACAGCGTCTTCACCGCAACGCAGGAAGCCGCCCGCCACATGCCAAACGGTGGACGTATCATTCACATCGGCTCAGTCAACAGCGACCGCATGCCCTTTGTCGGCGGTTCAGTCTACGCTCTCACCAAGGGCGCGATCTTCAGCTTCACCAAGGGTCTGGCGCGCGACCTCGGCCCACGCAACATCACGGTCAACAACATCCAGCCAGGGCCCATCGACACAGACGCTAACCCAGCCAACGGCCCCTTCGCAGAAACAATGCTCGGCCTCATGGCCCTCAAGCGCTACGGCAAAGGCGAAGAGATCGCAGGATTAGTCACCTACCTCGCCGGCCCCGAAGCCGGATACATCACCGGTGCCGGCATCCTGATCGACGGCGGCTTCGACGCCTGA
- a CDS encoding phosphoglucomutase/phosphomannomutase family protein, with protein MSEATSSAPFSSPVKFGTDGWRGIIADDFTYANVRIAVRAIANYVLAHEDASKGVCIGYDTRFGSPQFARVAAQVLSEAGIPVLLAKDVTATPALSYGVAHRKAAGGIMITSSHNPAQWNGVKYKASYGGSGSPSIIKSIETYLGKDVPVAATPAAITEVDFMPDYIAAVEAFADLPLIAKSKQRFLIDSMFGAGAGVLKGIFERADVDCIEIRSERNPLFPGINPEPILPHIALTQKKVVEEKCAAGLITDGDADRIGSVDEHGNVVDAHKIFSILLWWLLEKKKWPGEITRAFNTTKMLDRIAAKYGRKLHEHGIGFKYVCDLMLTEDILIGGEESGGVGIKRHLPERDGILNALLLANVMAEEGKTLGELVAMLQSEFGEHQYGRIDMHIDDRLKKSAIDRASSGLTEIAGYRILKTEDMDGIKFFLDNPEAKSKSNAAETWLLLRASGTEPLLRVYSESTSQEAVHKILKAAEQFVLEG; from the coding sequence ATGAGCGAAGCCACTTCCAGCGCCCCCTTCTCCAGTCCGGTCAAGTTTGGAACCGACGGCTGGCGCGGCATCATTGCCGACGACTTCACCTACGCCAACGTCCGCATCGCCGTCCGCGCCATTGCCAATTACGTGCTGGCGCACGAAGACGCATCGAAGGGTGTGTGCATTGGTTACGACACCCGCTTCGGCTCGCCGCAATTCGCGCGCGTGGCAGCACAGGTGTTGAGCGAAGCCGGTATTCCCGTGTTGCTGGCGAAAGATGTCACCGCAACGCCCGCACTCAGCTACGGCGTGGCACATCGCAAGGCTGCGGGCGGCATCATGATCACTTCGTCGCACAATCCGGCGCAATGGAATGGCGTGAAGTACAAGGCCAGCTACGGCGGTTCGGGTTCGCCGAGCATCATCAAGAGCATCGAGACCTATCTTGGTAAAGACGTCCCCGTGGCCGCCACACCCGCTGCCATTACCGAAGTGGATTTCATGCCCGACTACATCGCAGCGGTAGAAGCATTCGCCGATCTGCCGTTGATCGCCAAATCGAAGCAGCGCTTCCTCATCGACAGCATGTTTGGCGCTGGCGCAGGTGTGCTGAAAGGCATCTTTGAACGCGCTGACGTGGACTGCATTGAGATTCGCTCAGAGCGCAATCCCCTCTTTCCGGGCATCAACCCCGAACCCATCCTGCCGCACATTGCGCTGACGCAGAAGAAAGTCGTTGAAGAGAAGTGCGCAGCCGGCCTTATCACCGACGGCGACGCAGACCGCATCGGCTCCGTCGACGAACACGGCAACGTGGTCGATGCGCACAAGATTTTCTCCATCCTGTTGTGGTGGCTGCTGGAAAAGAAGAAGTGGCCGGGCGAGATCACGCGTGCCTTCAACACCACCAAGATGCTTGATCGCATCGCCGCGAAATACGGCCGCAAACTCCACGAGCATGGCATCGGCTTCAAATATGTCTGTGACTTAATGCTGACGGAAGACATCCTCATCGGCGGCGAAGAATCGGGCGGCGTTGGCATCAAGCGCCATCTGCCTGAGCGTGACGGCATCCTGAATGCGCTGCTACTCGCAAACGTAATGGCAGAAGAAGGCAAGACACTGGGCGAACTCGTCGCCATGTTGCAGAGCGAATTCGGCGAGCACCAGTACGGCCGTATCGACATGCACATCGACGACCGCTTGAAAAAGTCTGCCATCGATCGCGCATCGAGCGGACTCACGGAAATCGCCGGCTACCGCATTCTCAAGACCGAGGACATGGACGGCATCAAGTTCTTCCTCGACAATCCGGAAGCAAAATCCAAGTCCAATGCTGCCGAAACATGGCTGCTGTTGCGCGCCTCCGGAACCGAGCCACTACTGCGTGTTTACAGCGAATCCACCTCGCAGGAAGCCGTGCACAAGATCCTTAAAGCAGCGGAACAATTCGTATTGGAGGGCTAA
- a CDS encoding mannose-1-phosphate guanylyltransferase, producing MSDSVTKSLKLTPLVLAGGSGTRFWPRSRKSRAKQVLALSGGTETMIQETVARLLPLAPADDFLVITNGLLVGTIREQLPEIPHSRILCEPMARNTAPACALAAMIVERTAPETILGVFPSDHVVTDDERFQQVIHAAMQIAAAGENIVVLGAPPTRPETGYGYIKQGTVAAEFADLGMTARCVQRFTEKPQIDRAIEFLADGNYAWNAGIFLWSAKTLANAIREHRPAVAGPLETIAAAYGTPEFEAVFAAEYPKVENISIDYAVLEPRSAKGAASNIYCLPADFGWNDLGSWTALHEHAMAKGGVSRGHGNIVECDQALHLEAFGNYVYSPGKTVALLGVSDLVVVETDDAILITTRAHSQEVGRVVSELTKRQRLDLI from the coding sequence ATGAGCGACTCCGTGACGAAGTCCCTGAAGCTTACGCCGCTGGTGCTTGCCGGTGGTAGCGGTACACGGTTCTGGCCACGCTCGCGGAAGTCGCGGGCGAAGCAGGTGCTGGCGCTGTCCGGCGGCACGGAGACCATGATCCAGGAGACGGTGGCGCGGTTGCTGCCGCTGGCTCCTGCGGATGACTTCCTGGTGATCACCAACGGGTTGCTGGTTGGGACGATTCGGGAGCAGTTGCCGGAGATTCCTCACAGCCGCATCCTGTGCGAGCCGATGGCGCGGAATACGGCTCCGGCTTGCGCGCTGGCGGCCATGATTGTGGAGCGGACCGCGCCGGAGACGATTCTGGGTGTCTTTCCGTCGGACCATGTGGTGACGGATGATGAGCGCTTCCAGCAGGTGATCCATGCAGCCATGCAGATTGCCGCGGCGGGCGAGAACATTGTGGTGCTGGGTGCGCCGCCGACGCGTCCGGAGACGGGTTACGGCTACATCAAGCAGGGAACTGTAGCGGCCGAGTTCGCCGATCTGGGAATGACGGCGCGCTGCGTGCAGCGGTTCACGGAGAAGCCGCAGATCGACCGTGCCATCGAGTTCCTGGCGGACGGGAATTATGCCTGGAATGCGGGCATCTTCCTGTGGTCGGCGAAGACGCTGGCGAATGCTATCCGCGAGCATCGGCCTGCGGTTGCTGGACCGTTGGAGACGATTGCCGCAGCTTACGGAACGCCGGAGTTCGAGGCGGTGTTTGCTGCCGAGTATCCGAAGGTTGAGAACATCTCCATTGACTACGCAGTGCTGGAGCCACGTTCCGCGAAGGGTGCGGCGAGCAACATCTATTGCCTGCCTGCCGATTTCGGCTGGAACGATCTGGGTTCATGGACGGCTCTGCACGAGCATGCCATGGCGAAAGGCGGAGTAAGTCGCGGTCACGGCAACATTGTGGAGTGCGACCAGGCGTTGCATCTCGAGGCGTTTGGCAACTACGTCTATTCGCCGGGTAAGACGGTTGCGTTGTTGGGTGTGAGCGATCTGGTTGTGGTGGAGACGGACGATGCGATCCTGATTACGACCCGCGCGCATTCGCAGGAAGTTGGGCGTGTTGTAAGTGAGCTTACGAAGCGGCAACGTCTGGATTTGATTTAG
- the recA gene encoding recombinase RecA, with translation MRFTEIEEIDRVAVDERSRAVELALAGIEKQFGKGSIMRLGAKDAIVPISVISTGSISFDAALGVGGVPRGRVVEIYGPESSGKTTITLQIIAEAQKAGGLAAFVDAEHALDPVYARKLGVDTDNLLISQPDYGEQALEITEALVRSGAIDILVVDSVAALVPKAELDGEMGDSHVGLQARLMSQALRKLTGTVAKSRTCLIFINQIREKIGVMFGNPETTTGGRALKFYSSVRIDIRRIGAVKEGDVVVGSRTKTKIVKNKVAAPFREAEFDILYGEGISREGDVLDLAVVNNIVEKSGAWYSYAGERIGQGRENVRNFLKSNPEVFRRMDAELRAKLNIGSSSTAPIPAAPADGEEKAQEAVKPSRK, from the coding sequence ATGAGGTTCACTGAAATTGAGGAGATAGATCGCGTGGCCGTGGACGAACGCAGCAGAGCCGTAGAACTTGCCCTGGCGGGCATTGAAAAGCAGTTTGGCAAGGGTTCCATCATGCGCCTGGGCGCGAAGGATGCCATTGTTCCCATCTCCGTCATCTCTACCGGCTCGATCTCGTTCGACGCAGCACTGGGTGTGGGCGGTGTACCGCGTGGCCGTGTAGTTGAGATTTACGGCCCTGAATCTTCGGGTAAAACGACCATCACCCTGCAGATCATTGCAGAGGCGCAGAAGGCCGGTGGTCTGGCCGCGTTCGTCGACGCGGAACACGCGCTTGATCCCGTCTACGCGCGCAAACTCGGCGTAGACACGGATAACCTGCTCATCTCGCAGCCAGATTATGGCGAGCAGGCGCTGGAAATTACAGAAGCTCTGGTGCGCTCTGGCGCGATTGACATTCTCGTGGTCGACTCTGTTGCTGCGCTGGTTCCCAAGGCGGAACTCGATGGCGAAATGGGTGACTCGCACGTCGGCCTGCAGGCACGATTGATGTCGCAGGCGCTGCGTAAGCTGACCGGCACCGTGGCAAAGAGCCGTACCTGCCTGATCTTCATCAACCAGATTCGCGAAAAGATCGGCGTCATGTTCGGCAACCCGGAAACCACCACAGGCGGTCGCGCGCTGAAGTTTTACTCGTCTGTCCGTATTGACATTCGCCGCATTGGTGCGGTGAAGGAAGGCGACGTTGTCGTTGGCTCTCGTACGAAGACCAAGATCGTGAAGAACAAGGTTGCTGCGCCCTTCCGCGAAGCGGAGTTCGACATTCTGTACGGCGAAGGCATCTCTCGTGAAGGTGACGTGCTGGATCTTGCCGTGGTGAACAACATCGTGGAAAAGAGCGGCGCCTGGTACAGCTACGCTGGAGAACGCATCGGCCAGGGACGCGAAAATGTGCGTAACTTCCTCAAGTCCAATCCGGAAGTCTTCCGGCGCATGGACGCTGAGCTTCGTGCCAAGCTGAACATCGGTTCATCTTCGACTGCTCCGATTCCTGCTGCACCTGCGGATGGTGAGGAAAAGGCGCAGGAGGCCGTTAAGCCTTCGCGGAAGTAG
- a CDS encoding pyridoxal phosphate-dependent aminotransferase, producing MSAAAEVLTGKKTFSDRINRIEVSATMAITAEALRLKQSGIDLADFGAGEPHFQTPEHIKRAAIEAIEKGYTKYTAVAGIPEVRRAVVDRHAADFGSNYTPEECCFATGGKQALFNAIECLVDHGDEVIVPVPYWVSYKDIIQFAGGTPVFVQTNEADNFRVTPAMIEAAITDRTKAIILNSPSNPSGAVMSAGDVEAIIRLAHRKGIYMLLDECYTYLNFIGKPVSGGSFTDCKEHVVVLGTLSKTYAMTGWRAGFALGPKAIVASIAKLQSQSTSNVSTPVQYASVAALTASQQCVEDMKVDYIKLRDRMLAGFATIPGLTCTVPQGAFYVYPNISAFLGREGAATASQVASRLLNEAHVVCVPGEAFGTEHHLRFSYATSADVIDKGIERMRTFFAGLA from the coding sequence ATGAGCGCAGCCGCTGAAGTCCTTACAGGGAAGAAGACCTTCTCTGATCGCATCAACCGTATTGAAGTGTCGGCCACCATGGCCATTACGGCGGAGGCGCTCCGCCTGAAACAAAGTGGTATTGATCTGGCCGACTTTGGTGCTGGCGAACCGCATTTTCAGACCCCGGAACACATCAAGCGCGCCGCGATTGAGGCGATTGAGAAGGGCTACACCAAGTACACGGCGGTGGCGGGTATCCCCGAGGTGCGTCGTGCAGTGGTGGATCGCCATGCAGCAGACTTCGGATCCAACTACACGCCGGAGGAATGCTGTTTTGCCACGGGTGGCAAGCAGGCACTGTTCAACGCCATTGAGTGCCTGGTGGACCATGGCGATGAGGTGATTGTGCCGGTGCCGTACTGGGTGTCGTACAAGGACATCATCCAGTTCGCGGGTGGTACGCCGGTGTTTGTGCAGACCAACGAGGCGGACAACTTCCGGGTGACGCCGGCCATGATCGAGGCGGCTATTACTGACCGCACGAAGGCCATCATCCTGAACTCGCCCTCAAACCCGTCTGGCGCCGTGATGAGCGCCGGGGATGTGGAGGCGATCATCCGCCTGGCACACCGCAAGGGCATCTACATGCTGCTGGACGAGTGCTACACCTACCTGAACTTCATCGGTAAGCCGGTGAGCGGTGGCTCGTTCACGGACTGCAAGGAGCATGTGGTGGTGTTGGGTACGTTGTCCAAGACCTATGCTATGACGGGCTGGCGTGCAGGATTCGCCCTCGGGCCGAAGGCTATTGTTGCCTCTATCGCCAAGCTGCAGTCGCAGAGCACCAGCAATGTGTCCACGCCAGTGCAGTATGCTTCGGTGGCAGCACTGACTGCGTCGCAGCAGTGCGTCGAGGACATGAAGGTGGACTACATCAAGCTGCGTGACCGCATGTTGGCCGGGTTTGCGACCATCCCGGGGCTGACCTGCACCGTGCCGCAGGGCGCGTTCTACGTATACCCGAACATCTCGGCGTTCCTGGGACGCGAAGGCGCGGCGACGGCGTCGCAGGTGGCGTCGCGGCTGCTCAACGAGGCCCATGTGGTGTGCGTGCCGGGTGAGGCGTTTGGTACGGAGCATCATCTGCGGTTCTCGTATGCCACATCGGCAGACGTGATCGACAAGGGCATTGAACGTATGCGTACCTTCTTCGCGGGGCTGGCATAA
- a CDS encoding glycoside hydrolase family 27 protein yields MHTNWKRIAFFAAVLASFATPLTPAQQLAPTPPMGWNSWDSYGTTVRESEVKANADAMATLKRFGWEYIVVDIQWYEPNAKAHGYRAGAQLAMDSNGRLVPAVNRFPSAKDGAGFKQLATYVHSKGLKFGIHIMRGIPRQAVAQNTPIMGTAFHAADVADRNSVCTWNTDMYGVDMTKPGAQAYYDSLVAMYAGWGVDFIKADDMLRPYHDAEIEGLHKAIAHSGRPIVLSLSPGPAPVDKVVSLRTNAQMWRIEDDLWDDWKSVRNMASRMENWWQLVEPGHWPDADMLPLGHIGIRAERGDDRQSRLTQDEQKTMMTLWGIARSPLMFGGDLATLDPFTRSLLTNADVLAINQHGTGNKLAYKEKDVRIWTARTTKGGASDYIAMINLGDQPIEQDLPWASIGITNPNKPLRDTWTGTTLPASQTLHIRLNPHASMLLSTKSK; encoded by the coding sequence GTGCACACCAACTGGAAACGAATCGCATTCTTCGCCGCCGTTCTCGCCAGCTTCGCAACACCCCTCACGCCCGCACAACAACTCGCTCCAACACCACCGATGGGGTGGAACAGCTGGGATTCCTATGGAACAACAGTCCGCGAATCAGAGGTCAAGGCAAATGCAGATGCTATGGCCACGCTGAAGCGCTTCGGCTGGGAATACATCGTCGTTGACATTCAATGGTATGAACCCAATGCAAAGGCTCATGGCTATCGCGCAGGCGCGCAGCTCGCCATGGACAGCAATGGTCGACTCGTACCAGCAGTCAATCGCTTTCCCTCCGCGAAGGATGGTGCCGGCTTCAAGCAGTTAGCGACCTATGTCCACAGCAAAGGATTGAAATTCGGAATTCACATCATGCGCGGCATCCCGCGGCAGGCGGTCGCGCAGAACACGCCCATCATGGGCACAGCATTTCACGCCGCAGACGTTGCAGATCGCAACAGTGTCTGCACCTGGAACACCGACATGTACGGTGTCGACATGACAAAGCCCGGAGCCCAGGCCTACTACGATTCACTCGTCGCCATGTATGCAGGCTGGGGCGTCGATTTCATCAAGGCCGACGACATGCTCCGTCCCTATCACGATGCAGAGATTGAAGGTCTTCACAAAGCCATCGCGCATTCGGGCCGCCCCATCGTACTAAGCCTCTCGCCCGGCCCCGCCCCTGTTGATAAAGTCGTGTCACTCCGTACAAACGCGCAGATGTGGCGAATCGAGGATGACCTATGGGACGACTGGAAGTCAGTCAGGAACATGGCTTCTCGAATGGAGAACTGGTGGCAACTCGTCGAGCCTGGACATTGGCCCGACGCCGACATGCTTCCTCTTGGACACATCGGTATCCGCGCCGAACGAGGAGATGACCGCCAATCGCGGCTGACGCAGGACGAACAGAAGACGATGATGACTCTCTGGGGCATCGCGCGTTCTCCGCTCATGTTCGGTGGCGACCTTGCCACGCTTGATCCATTCACGCGCAGCCTGCTTACAAATGCCGACGTGCTCGCGATAAATCAACACGGCACCGGAAACAAACTGGCCTACAAAGAAAAAGACGTTCGCATATGGACAGCTCGAACAACAAAGGGTGGCGCGTCCGACTACATCGCGATGATCAACTTAGGAGATCAACCCATCGAGCAGGATCTGCCATGGGCCAGCATCGGGATCACAAACCCCAACAAGCCTCTGCGAGACACGTGGACCGGCACAACGTTACCGGCGAGCCAGACGCTGCACATCCGCCTCAATCCCCACGCATCCATGCTCCTCTCAACTAAGAGCAAATAA
- a CDS encoding TonB-dependent siderophore receptor, whose amino-acid sequence MRILATACAAAAICLPLSPHIYAQTTPPSKPSSETQEKPETVQQQVTVYATRTEGRLEDQPTRVELLDQEEVDEKTMMTPGNIVMMLNETSGIRVQNTSPSLGSSTVRIQGMKGRYTRFLADGLPLFGQQGGGLGLLQMPPVDLGRVEIIKGVASALYGAGAMGGVVNLTTRRPQDKPAREFIVNQTTLGGTDVSAYMDGKLSNHTSGSLLGMGNWQIARDLNDDGWADVAGYDRGVVRPRLFWDTGKGSSGLVTSGVTYEDRTGGTMPGRTLPVTGLPYIESLHSLREDIGVSSQLLAASKYVLTLRGSYSSQQHRHLFGDDLERDRHELLFGEASVRGVHGKQSWVAGGAYERDAYRPKDVPVYRYTYRNPGIFVQDDIQAASWLTVSFGARADFHSQYGTLFSPRFAALMRGHGWTSRLSLGQGFSTPSALTEDTEAAGLRRLTVIRPLFVERGRGLTFDLTRSWAHWTATSTLFTSNVHHPLYTEQQTAYTLRNLADPTQNIGVENVANWRSGKFSAVASYTYTQAREKPGAVRQDVELTPRHSAGLVGTWERENVARIGVEAYYTGTQRLDDNPYRTQSRAYVLFGFLVEKRLGRFKAYVNAEDLGNVRQTKYDPLLRPSRGPDGRWTTDAWAPLDGRVFNGGIRASF is encoded by the coding sequence ATGCGTATTCTCGCAACTGCGTGCGCGGCAGCAGCTATCTGCTTGCCGTTGAGTCCCCACATCTACGCGCAAACTACACCACCCAGCAAGCCCTCTTCTGAGACACAGGAAAAACCTGAGACCGTGCAGCAACAGGTAACGGTATACGCGACCCGTACCGAGGGTCGACTGGAAGATCAGCCAACTCGCGTGGAGTTGCTGGATCAGGAAGAAGTGGATGAGAAGACGATGATGACCCCCGGCAACATCGTGATGATGTTGAACGAGACCAGCGGCATCCGTGTGCAGAACACATCGCCTTCGCTCGGATCTTCTACCGTCCGCATCCAGGGCATGAAGGGCCGTTACACGCGCTTTCTTGCTGATGGTCTGCCACTCTTCGGGCAACAGGGCGGCGGCCTCGGGCTCCTGCAAATGCCGCCCGTTGATCTTGGGCGTGTCGAAATCATCAAGGGCGTTGCATCAGCGTTGTACGGGGCTGGCGCGATGGGTGGCGTGGTGAATCTGACCACGAGACGGCCGCAAGACAAACCGGCACGAGAGTTCATCGTGAACCAGACAACGCTGGGGGGCACTGACGTATCGGCTTACATGGATGGCAAGCTCTCGAACCACACCAGTGGATCTCTGTTGGGCATGGGCAACTGGCAGATTGCTCGTGATCTCAACGACGACGGATGGGCCGATGTCGCGGGGTATGATCGCGGCGTTGTTCGGCCTCGCTTGTTCTGGGATACGGGTAAAGGTTCGAGCGGCTTAGTCACCAGCGGAGTGACCTACGAGGATCGTACTGGCGGGACCATGCCAGGACGCACCCTACCGGTAACGGGACTGCCATACATCGAATCACTGCACAGTCTTCGAGAAGATATCGGCGTTTCATCGCAGTTGCTCGCAGCCAGCAAGTATGTGCTCACGCTGCGTGGATCGTATTCAAGCCAGCAGCACCGCCACTTGTTTGGCGACGATCTGGAACGAGACCGTCACGAGTTGTTGTTTGGAGAGGCGTCGGTGCGTGGTGTGCATGGCAAGCAGTCGTGGGTAGCCGGAGGTGCATATGAGCGCGATGCGTACCGTCCCAAGGATGTGCCAGTCTATCGCTACACCTACCGCAATCCCGGTATCTTCGTGCAGGACGACATACAAGCGGCAAGCTGGCTAACGGTGTCATTCGGAGCGCGTGCCGACTTCCACAGCCAATACGGCACGCTCTTCAGCCCGCGATTTGCTGCATTGATGCGGGGTCACGGATGGACGAGCCGCCTGTCACTGGGACAAGGCTTCTCAACTCCAAGTGCATTGACGGAGGACACGGAAGCTGCGGGCCTGAGAAGGCTGACAGTCATACGACCGCTATTTGTGGAGCGTGGCCGTGGGCTTACGTTCGATCTCACTCGAAGTTGGGCTCATTGGACAGCAACGAGTACGTTGTTCACCTCGAATGTTCACCATCCGCTCTATACCGAGCAACAGACTGCGTATACGCTACGCAATCTTGCCGATCCCACCCAGAACATCGGAGTTGAGAACGTGGCGAACTGGCGTAGCGGAAAATTTTCAGCCGTCGCTTCCTACACGTACACGCAGGCGCGAGAGAAGCCCGGCGCGGTTCGGCAGGATGTGGAGCTCACCCCTCGGCACAGTGCTGGCCTTGTCGGAACCTGGGAGCGAGAGAATGTTGCCCGCATTGGAGTTGAAGCCTATTACACCGGAACACAACGCTTGGACGACAATCCGTATCGCACGCAATCAAGGGCTTATGTGTTGTTCGGTTTTCTGGTTGAGAAACGGCTTGGGCGGTTCAAGGCATACGTGAACGCTGAGGACTTGGGGAACGTTCGCCAGACGAAGTATGACCCACTGCTCCGCCCTTCCCGTGGACCCGACGGCAGATGGACTACGGATGCCTGGGCTCCACTGGATGGACGTGTCTTCAACGGAGGCATTCGTGCGAGCTTTTGA